In one Magallana gigas chromosome 9, xbMagGiga1.1, whole genome shotgun sequence genomic region, the following are encoded:
- the LOC136271426 gene encoding uncharacterized protein produces MGPAPLLGQEEEAMLVSHLKAVASFGYGYTRKEVTNMASDYAIQLRKRTKQQKPPPLKWFRGFMKRWPDLKVVKPRALEYQRAKSSNPGNVQRYFVELSSILTKYNLFDKPHRIFNVDEKGITLNHAPPHVVSGTGDTPQAVTTGKSSTVTILGCGSASGVAIPPYFVFPGMRMRSEWMEGSTPGAAVAAVEWAKKHNIVLHVLPAHTSHILQPMDVGCYGPLQKIYNNLCHQKMRATSTVITKQDVCALACQAYSKALSAQNLQSAFRKCGIYPFNADVVPAEALAPSSVLTQRNEEEDKSDSDLDADENNNSQDFFAEQTRELVHIKSVGLKAKKERKTLSKITSGRAIT; encoded by the exons ATGGGGCCAGCACCATTGCTTGGACAAGAAGAGGAGGCTATGCTTGTTTCGCATTTGAAAGCAGTGGCCTCATTTGGTTATGGGTATACCCGAAAAGAGGTGACCAATATGGCATCTGACTATGCCATTCAGCTACGCAAGAGAACCAAGCAACAGAAACCTCCCCCATTAAAATGGTTTAGAGGGTTCATGAAGCGTTGGCCAGATCTGAAGGTTGTTAAGCCACGGGCATTGGAGTATCAACGCGCAAAATCATCGAATCCAGGAAATGTACAACGATACTTTGTTGAACTGTCGTCGATCCTCACAAAGTACAACTTATTTGATAAGCCCCATAGAATTTTTAATGTGGACGAGAAGGGGATCACACTCAACCATGCACCTCCTCATGTGGTATCCGGCACTGGAGACACGCCACAAGCTGTAACAACAGGAAAGTCCTCTACGGTTACCATACTGGGATGTGGTAGTGCCTCTGGGGTTGCCATTCCACCATATTTTGTCTTTCCTGGTATGCGGATGAGGTCCGAGTGGATGGAAGGCTCAACACCTGGAGCAGCTG TTGCAGCTGTTGAATGGGCAAAGAAACACAATATCGTGTTGCATGTTTTGCCAGCGCACACTAGTCATATTCTTCAGCCCATGGATGTTGGTTGCTATGGCCCTTTACagaaaatttataacaatttgtGCCACCAAAAGATGAGAGCAACATCAACAGTAATCACCAAACAGGATGTTTGTGCCCTAGCATGCCAGGCATACAGCAAAGCTTTATCAGCTCAAAATCTTCAGTCTGCCTTCCGCAAGTGTGGAATTTATCCTTTTAATGCTGATGTGGTGCCAGCAGAAGCTCTTGCCCCTTCTTCGGTATTGACTCAAAGGAACGAGGAAGAAGACAAGAGCGACTCTGATTTGGATGCAGATGAAAACAACAACAGTCAGGATTTTTTTGCAGAGCAAACAAGAGAGCTTGTTCATATAAAATCCGTGGGATTAAAGGCCAAAAAAGAACGCAAAACCTTGAGCAAGATTACATCAGGCAGAGCAATTACTTAG